The DNA region ACTGGCGGGCTCTGACTTCCTGGGCGTACTGCTCGATGGCTTCACGAGCAATCTGGCCGACTTCGGCGTAGCGTTTGGCGATTTTCTTCTGTTCGCCTTCGTAGATGCCCAGCAGGTCGTGGGTCACCAGCACCTGCCCGTCGCAATGAACGCCCGCACCAATGCCGATGGTGGGGATGGTCAATCTCTCGGTAATCAGTTTCGCCAGGCGAGCCGGGATGGCTTCCAGCACCAGGCTGAAGGCCCCCGCCTGCTCCAGTGCTGCCGCGCCCTCAACTGTGAGTCTGGCGCTCTCGTCGTCTTTTCCCTGGGCCCGCAGGCCGCCCTGGGCCGTGGCGGTCTGCGGCATCAGGCCCACGTGGCCCACCACCGGAATGCCGTTGCGCGTCAGGTTGTCGACCACCTGCAGGATCTCGGTGGTGGCCCCCTCCATTTTCACGGCGTCCGCCCCGGTTTCCTGGATGATCTTCACGGCGTTGCGCATGGCGTCGGTCGCACCGGTGTGGTACGTGCCGAACGGCATATCCACCACCAGAAAGGTGTTCGGCGCTCCCCGGCGCACGGCCCGGCCGTGGTGAATCATGTCCGCGAGGGTCACGGGCGCGGTGCTGTCGTAGCCCAGTACCACATTTCCCAGGCTGTCCCCGACCAGGATCATGTCCACCCCGCCGGCCTCGGCGTGCTTCCCGCCGGGGTAATCGTAGGCCGTCACCATCACGATGGGACGTTCGGAATGCTGCAACTCCGGGATACTGAGTTTCATGCCCGCAGGGTAGCAGGCAGGAGTTCGTCGCGCCGGAGAGTCCAGGAGACTTCATGACTGCTGGTAGTTCGTGTTTATCCGCCCCGGGTCACTTCGCCGTAATTATGCAGCAGCAGGTAGATAATCCAGCCCGTGACCGCGACGTACAGCCACACCGGCACCGTCCACTTCACCCACAGGCGGTGACGCGCAAAAAAAGACCGGGCGGCAGGCGCGTCGATGTTGCCCAAGTTCCGGCCGGACGCCAGGTAGCCTTTCCAGGCGTTCCAGAGTGCCAGCAGCGCCAGTGGCAGGTTCGCGGCGGCCAGGATGATGTGGCTGACCAGCAGCAGCAGGTAGGCGCCCTTGTTCGGGCCGATGTACTTCTTCTCGTAGCCCAGGCCCAGGCGCGTCAGGTAAAGCACCAGAAAAATGGTCGCCAGGGTACTGGCGGTCAGCATGGCTTTCATGTGCGCTTCGCGCCGCCCGCTTTTGATGAGGTAAACGCCGAGCAGCAGCACCAGGCCACTGATTATGATGGTAATGACGGAGAGGGTATTAATGGTTTCAGCCATATCCCGCCCAGTGTAGGGACTGGCGGCGGGGCAGGTGTCCGAGCGGTCAGGCGCGGTTTCAGGTGTTGGCCCAGGCGTCGGCCCTGGCCTCCTGGCCCTGCCTGCGGGCCTGAAGGCTGCGTTCGTCCAGTGAGGTCGTCACCTGCGCGGCATACCCCCTGAACAGGGTCAGCAGCACCAGCAGGATCACGGTCAGCAGCAGGCCCAGAATCACGCCGCCCTGAAGCAGACCGTTAAACCGGGAAAACAGTTCCAAGTCCGTGAAATCCAGGCCGGTTCGGCCTCTCAGCACGCTGGTCAGGGGGAAGCGCAGCAGCATGAACGTCCCGACCAGTCCGCCCAGCAGTGACCCGATCAGCCCCAGATACCACAGAATCGTCCAGCCGTTCATGGCACTCAGTTTCGGGCCGATCAGGCTCTTGCTGCCGCGTGCGCTGACCGACACGGCATGCAGCCAGCGGCGCACGGACTCCAGAATGAAAAATTGCAGGGCCAGACTCACCCCGTTCATGAGGACATCCAGCAGCCCGGTGCGGTCACTGGCCGTTTCCCCCAGCGTGCGCGGCAGCAGGTAATCGCCCACGAGTGCCAGGGCCAGCATCAGCACGGTCAGGATGATCGGGACGATCTGAATGACCCGAATCCACACCAGGGTGTTGCGGGCGTTGCGGACGAGCGCCTGAAGGTGAGCGGTGAAATTCGCGGCGAGGTGCTGGGTCAGACTGAGCACCAGGTGCCAGACCTGCCGAATGAACAGCAGCACCACGACCGTGTACCCGAGCGTCAGGGCCGCCAGTGCTCCCATCAGCAGCCGCATGGGCAGGACGGCCTGCTTGTCCTGGGGCGTGGCGACATGGCTGAGCAGGCGCTCGCCAGTCAGGAACATCAGGCCAAAAGTCAGCAGCAGTAACCCGATCAGGCCGCTCAGGCCCAGCATCCACCCCTGAATACGCCGGGTCTGCGCATAAAGAGGCTCAGTGAGCTCGGCTTGGTTGACCGCTGCGGCGGCAGGCGTGAACTGGCTTCTCATGGAAAGCAGCTTAGAAGAGAGTCACCCGGCAGCCCGTCAACTTTGCGGGATCACCGGACGTAGAAAAAGGTGGGCAGTGGGGGTGTTTTCCGATCATGAAAAACGTTAAGTTTGTTAAATTTCAGGCCGTTCTCTGCTGCGGTACCGGTTGATGCCGACCGGGTTGTCCTTTCTCGTCAGGGACTTCCGCCTGAACCGGATTCGTTACACTGCCCCGAGTAACGCAGGCTGTCGGGCCATTGCCTGCTGAACAACGGGCCAGAGTGAAAGGCCCCGCAGGCGAAGGGCAGCAGTCGGAAATCACAAGGAAGGTGAAGAAGTTGAGCGGAACGCTCAGAGCAGCGGCGCAACCGGGCACGGCAGCCCAGACCTGGCTTTCACGCGTGGCCTGGGCCGCGCTGGTTTACAACATTCTGGTGATCCTGTGGGGTGCCGTGGTGCGCATCACCGGGGCGGGCGCGGGCTGCGGAGACCACTGGCCGCTGTGCGACGGGCGTGTGGTGCCGCACAGCTTCACCTTCGAGCGCGTCATCGAGTTCAGCCACCGCCTGACCAGCGGCGCCAGTGGTTTAATCGCTATTGCGCTGGTCGTGCTGGCCTTCCGCGCCACGCCCCGAGGGCACCTGGCCCGCACTGGGGCGCTGTGGACACTGGGCCTGATTCTTCTGGAGGGCCTGGTGGGCGGCGTTCAGGTGCTGCTGGGCCTGACCGCGACCAGCACCGATCCGGCCCGCGGCTTCGTGCAGGGCATTCATATGGCGAACACCTTCGCGCTGCTGGGAGCAGCGCTGCTCACGGCCCTGTGGGCCAGCGGCAACCCGGCCCTGCGCCTGCGCGGTCAGGGGCGTGCCGGCCTGCTCAGTTACCTGGGTCTGGCACTGCTGCTGCTGATGGCCATGGCGGGCGCGGTGACGGCCCTGGGTGACCTGCTGTTCCTGCCCGAGGGCGGCAGCGTGGGCATCAGCACCGTGAAAAAGGATTTCGCGGTGACTGCGAGCATCATCGAGAATCTGCGCGTCGTTCATCCGCTGCTGTCGGTGGTGGGCGCCGTATACCTGGCCTACCTCGCCGCGTGGCTGCGCCGTGAACGGCCCGATGCGCAGGTCACCCGCTGGAGTCGGGCCGTGTGGGCGCTGCTGGCAGTGCAACTCGTGGCCGGCTTCGTGAATGTGGCGCTGCGCGCCCCGGCCTGGATGCAACTCACGCACCTGCTGCTCGCCTGCGTGATGTGGCTGGCGACGGTTATGCTGGTGTACCGCGCCCTGACCACCCTGCGGCTCCGTGAGGTCAGCGCGTGACCAGCCACCCCATGACCCCGCCTGCCACCGATCCCCTGCCTGCCCCGATGCGTGCCACCTGGCGCGATTACCTGGCGCTGACCAAACCCAAGGTCATCAGCCTGCTGCTGTGGACGACCATCACGGCCATGTTCATGGCAGCGCGCGGCTGGCCCGGCCTATGGCCCCTGATCGTGGTCAGCCTCGCCGGGTATATGAGCGCCGGGTCGGCGGGCGTGTTCAACATGATCATCGACCGGGACATCGACCTGAAGATGCAGCGCACCGCCAAGCGGCCCACCAGCAGCGGTCTGATCAGTTCGCGCAACGCTGCCATTTTCGGCACGGCCCTGCAGGTGCTGTCCTTCGCCCTGCTGTGGGTCTTCACCACGCCGCTGGCCGCCTGGATGAGCTTGGCAGGCTTCATTTTCTACGTCGTGATCTACACCATGTGGCTCAAGCGCAGTACCTGGCACAACATCGTCATCGGTGGGGCCGCCGGGTGTTTCCCGCCGCTGGTGGGGTACGCCGCCGTCACCGGGAACCTCGACCTGTTCGCGGGTTACCTGTTCGCCATCATCTTCTTCTGGACGCCCGTTCACTTCTGGGCGCTGGCCCTGATGATCAAGGAGGAGTACCGCGAGGTCGGGATTCCCATGCTGCCTGTCGTGCACGGTGACCGCATGACGGTCGCGCAGATCGGCCTGTATGCCATTTACACGGTGGTGCTGTCGCTGATGCCGGTGTACTTCGGGGCGGTGGGCTGGGTGTACTTCGTGTCCGGGGCGGCTCTGGGCGCGTGGCTGCTGGTGCTGTCGTGGAGGTTGTACCGGCACGTCATGAGCGGCGCAAAGGTCGAGAAGAAAGTCGCTGTGCCGCTGTACCTGTACTCCATGCTGTACCTGGCGCTGCTGTTCGTGGCGGGCGCCGTCGACCGCATGTTGTAAAGAGGCCCGCTGCACTTTGCTGTGGCTCTTTGCCCGTGTGGGACACTTGCCCACCCCCCGGGCTGGTTTCATGGTGCTTATGCCTGACCGCTCGGTAGCGGGAGGCGGGTGGTGTGCGGGAGCAGGGAGAAGGTTCGGAGGCCCCGCACGCCGCGCGTTTCCTGCGGAACATTGTTGCGGGGGACGCTGTTACACTGGGGCGCGAACACCATGAACCACCACCGGGACGAAAGAGGAAAGGAGTGAAGTTGAATACCAACCAAGACACAACACGGGGCGCGGAGCGGCGCAGGGCGGTGACCTGGCGCGTCATCGCGGGCGCGTTTATCGGTGCCCTGCTGCTCTCGGGCTGCGCCAGGGACGGGCAGTTCATCTCCATCGGCGATCAGGCGTCCGGCTACAACCGCGAGATTCTGCAGATGAGCCTGTGGCCACTGGCGCTGTCGATCCTGATTTTTCTGGGCGTCTCGGGCGCGCTGTTCTACACGGTCAACCGTTTCCGGGAAGACCGCCACGACGCCGCGCCGCAGCAGTTTCACGGCAACAACCGCCTGGAAGTGGTGCTGGTGCTGGTTCCCATCGTGATCGTGCTGGGGCTCAGCGTGCTGGCGGTGCGCAGCCTGGTGCGGCTCAACACCGCCTCGGCCCAGGCCCTGAGCGTCGAAGCGGTGGGCCGGCAGTTCTGGTGGCAGTTCAGTTACCCCACCAGCAAGGTGGCAGGCGGCGTGGTGACCAACGGCAACGAGATGGTCATGCCCACCAAGCAGCGCGTCTCGGTGACCACCAGCAGCCTGGACGTGGTTCACGGCTTCTGGGCCCCCAACATCGGCGGTCAGCGCGCCTCCATTCCGGGCAGCAACAAGACCTGGGAAGTCGACACGGATCGCCAGGCGGTCTATCAGGGCAACTGCTCGCAGCTTTGCGGGGCCAGCCACTCCAACATGCGCTACAAGGTCATTGCGCTGGATCAGGATCGCTGGACGGCCTTCATCAATGCCGCCACCGCCTATACCGCCCCTACCCCTGAGCCGGGCAGCGCCGCCGAGCGCGGCTACACCCTCTTCACGCAGGGCAAGGCCAGCACCGGCGCGGTCGCCTGCTCCGCCTGCCACCGCGTTCAGGGAACCTCCGCTGGCGGTCAGAGTGGCCCGGATCTGAGCTTCTTCGGCACGCGCCGCACGCTGGGCGCGGGCATGTGGGAAGCCATGACGCCCCGGCAGTGGGAAGAGACCGAAGTTCAACCCCACAGCCCCTTGAAATTTAGCCCTGCCGCCGCCCTGCACGCCTGGATCAAGCACAGCCCGGTCGTGAAGCCCGGCAGCCTGATGCCCCGCTACGACGGCGGCGAGTACAAAATCAACGGCAAAGTTCAGAAGGGTGGCCTGCTGACCGACGCTGAAATCGACGATATCGCCGCTTACCTCCGCACCCTGAAACTCCCCGAAGAAGCCGATTACTGGCGCGGCATTCCCGTGTCCGGTTCCACCACCGCAGGAGGCAACCCGTGACCGTTCAACATGCCCCCTCACCGCAGCAGGTGCACACCCGGCGCGGAGCCCTGGAGGTCATCAAGGACTACATGATGACCACCGATCACAAGAAGATCGGCCTGCTGTACATCATCGTGTCCCTCATCGCGTTCAGCGTGGGCGGCCTCTTTGCCGTGGGCATCCGCCTGCAACTGATGGTGCCCAACAACACCCTGCTGGTCGGCAACCTCTATAACCAGGTGTTGACCCTGCACGCCGCCATGATGATCTTCTTCTTCCTGATCCCGATAGGCCTGTTCGGGTTCGGGAACTACTTCCTGCCGCTGCAACTCGGCGTTCGCGACGTGGCGCTGCCCAGGCTCAACAACTTCGCGGTCTGGAGCTTCGTGTTCAGCCTGCTGCTGGTTCTCATCGGCCTGGGCATCGGCGGTGCCCCCGGCGTCGGCTGGACGTTCTACTACCCCCTCTCGGTGGACGGCAACCAGACCGGCGTCACGGTCTTCATGGTCGCCATCATCATCAACGGCCTGGGGTCGCTGCTGGGCAGCGCCAACTTCGCCGCCACCATCGTCAACATGCGTGCGCCCGGCATGAGCCTCTGGAAAATGCCGATTTTCGCGTGGAGCATCTTTGCCACCAGCATCCTTCAGCTCATCTCGCTGGGCGGCCTGACCGCCGCGGCCCTCACCACCTACCTGGAATTGAAGCTGGGCGTCAGCATGTTCAACAGCGGCATTCAGGGCGTGCCGGTGCTGTTCCAGCAGTTCTTCTGGTTCTACTCGCACCCCGCCGTGTACGTCATGCTGCTGCCTTACCTGGGCATCGGCGCCGAAATCGCCTCCACCATGTCCCGCAAGCCGCTGTTCGGCTACCGCGTGATGGTGTACTCCATCCTGGCCATCGTGATGGTTTCGCTGGTGGTGTGGCTGCACCACATGTTCGCCGTGGGTGTTCCCGAAGCCTGGCAGATCGCCTTTATGGTCGCCACCCTGATCGTGGCCGTGCCCACTGGCGTGAAGATCTTCAACCTGATCGGCACCATGTGGGGCGGCCGCATCATGATGCGCACCCCCACCTACTGGCTGATCGGCTTCCTGTTCAACTTCCTGATCGGCGGGATCACTGGCGTGTCCCTGGGGATGGTGCCCTTCGACTACCAGGTCACCATGACCTACTACGTGGTCGCGCACTTCCACAACGTGATGATGTTCGGCACGGCCTTCCTGGCCATGGGCGGCATCTACTACTGGTGGCCCAAGATGACTGGGCGGTTCCTGAACGAGAAACTGGGCCTGGTGCACTTCTGGCTCTTCATGATCGGCTCCTGGATGACCTTCCTGCCGCAGTACATCCTGGGCCTGCTGGGCCTGCCGCGGCGCTACTACACCTACCCCGACGGCAACTTCGCCTGGAACGAACTGAACTTCACCTCTACCATTGGCACCCTGATCCTGCTGGGGGGCGGCTTGGTGTTCGTGTGGAACCTGCTCCAGAGCCTCCAGAAACCCATCACCGCCGGCCCCAACCCCTGGGGCGGCTACACCCTGGAGTGGACGAGCAGCAGCCCGCCCGCCGCCTACAACTTCGCGCACGACTTCCCCACCAACTTCCCCACCGAACGCCCCCTGTACGACTGGGAAAAGAGTGGCGAGACCCTCACGCCCGTCGATCCCAAGAGCATTCACCTGCCGCAGGACAGCTGGGGCCCTTTCCTGACTGCCTTCGGCCTGCTGATCATGGGCATCGGCCTGAGCTTCGGGTGGTTCACCAACTGGCAACCCAGCTATGACAAGGTGCAGCCCTTCTTTGCGCTGACGCCCGGCCACAGCACCGTGAACATCGTCGCCAGCGTCCTGCTGTACCTCAGCTTCCCGCTGTTCTTCTACGGCCTCTTCAAGTGGGCCGGCACCCCCGAGTACGACGTGCCCGTCGCCCACCACCACCTCACCAAGTACGACAACGGCTTCATGGGCATGAGTTGGTTCATCATCAGCGAAGTCGGCCTGTTCGCCGTGCTGATCGCCGGCTACGTGTACCTGCGCATCACCGGGCACGCCGAACCGCCCGCGCTGCGCCCCGCCGCCTGGCTGGCCGCGCTGAACACCCTGATCTTGGTCAGCTCCAGCTTCGTGGTTCACAAGGCCGAACACGACCTGCACCACGGCCGCACCAGCTGGGCCCGACTCGGCCTGTTCGTCACCCTGGCGCTCGGCGCCCTCTTCTTCGTGTTCCAGGTGTACGAGTTCAGCCTGTTCGGCGCCGAAAGCGACTGGCGTCAGAACCTGTGGCAGTCCTGCTTCTTCATCATCGTCGGCCTGCACGGCCTGCACATCCTCATCGGCGCGGTCGGCGTGGCCCTCCCGTACTACCAGGCCCTGACTGGCAAGATCGACAAGTACAACCACGGCAGCATTGCCCCCGCCAGCCTGTACTGGCACCTGGTGGACGTGGTGTGGCTGCTGATCGTCGCCATCTTCTACGCCTGGTAAACAGTAGTAGCGGTCAGCACAGGGGAGGCCTCCGGGCCTCCTCTTTCTTGCTGTGGAGGCTACTTGAGCTGCTTGAATAGAACAGCCGGCCACCCCGCCTGCCCAGACCCGAACAATAGGCCATGACCAGCCATGACCTCAGCAGCAGTGAACGGCAATTTAACGCCCAGGCCGACAGGTACGCCAGCAGCGAAGTTCACCGCTTCGGGGCCAGCCTGCCTGTTCTGATCGAGTACGCTGCCCCGACCCGGCAGGATGTGGCGCTGGACGTCGCCACCGGCACCGGCAACACCGCCCTGAGTCTCGCCATGCAGGTCGCCCACGTGACCGGGCTGGACGTGGCCGGAAAAATGCTGGCGCACGCACAGCAGCGTGCCAACGAAGAAGGCAGACTCAATACCCTTTTCGTGCGCGGCAGCGCTGAGGCCATGCCCTTTCCGGAAGAGGCGTTTACGCTGGTCACGGCGCGGCACGCTCCGCATCACTTTCGGGATCTGGCCCGGTTCCTGGCAGAGGCCTTCCGTGTGCTGAAGCCCGGCGGGCGGCTGGTGATCGCCGATCAGATCAGCCCGGCTCCCGACCTCAAACTGTGGATCGACACGTACCAGCAGACCCGTGACCCCAGCCACTTCACCCAGCGCACCGTGGCGGAGTGGCGCGAACTGGCGCAGGCGGCGGGCTTCACCTGGGCAGGAGAGACACTGGTGCCGTACCGCCTGGAGTTTGACTGGTGGGCAGGGCAGGCCGGTTGCACGCCGGACACCGTGCGGCAACTGCGAGAACAGGCGGCGCACCTGACCCCGGCACAGCAGCAGGAAGTCGGCCTGGAAGTCGATGAGCAGGGGCAACTCACCGCACACATCGAGCAGATGATGGTGGCCCGATGGGATAAACGCTGAAGCGGGAACCCTGGCTCACTTCACCTCGTAATGAAGTCAAAGTGATATCACTTTGATAGGAGGAGCGAAGATGAGCAAACTTGAACATACCCCCCAAACCACTGGCCCCCAGGGCGGCGTCTCCAGCCGAAGCGGCATTGCCAGCACCGAACGCCCCGCCTTCGGCCTGCCCGGCATTCCCTTCTTCATCGTGTGCCTCGCCCTGGGTGCCCTGGCCCTCTGGCTGCTCATCGCTGAACAGTTCACCCTGGGCGCCCCCCTTCTGGCCCTCACGCTGTTCCTGGCGGCCGGGTTCTACATCGTGCAACCCAACCAGGCCAAGGTGCTGACCCTTTTCGGACGCTACGTCGGCACCGAACGCCGCAACGGGGTGTACTGGACGAATCCCCTCACCATCCGCAAAAACACCAGCCTGCGCATCCGCAACTTCAACAGCGAACGCCTGAAAGTCAACGACCTGATGGGCAACCCCATCGAAATTGCCGCCGTCATCGTCTGGCGCGTCGTGGACACTGCCCGCGCCGTCTTCGACGTCGAGGATTACGGGCAGTTCGTCGCCATTCAGGCCGAAACTGCCCTGCGGCACCTCGCCAGTCAGTACCCCTACGACAACTTTGCCGAAGAAGGCCTCAGCCTGCGTGGCAATGCCGACGAAATCGCCCAGGCCCTCGGCCAGGAACTCGCGGCCCGCCTCGGTCACGCCGGAGTCGAAGTTCTCGAAGCCCGCCTTTCGCACCTGGCCTACAGCCCCGAAATTGCCGGAGCCATGCTGCAACGCCAGCAGGCCAGTGCCATCATCGCCGCGCGCCAGCAGATCGTCCAGGGAGCCGTCGGCATGGTCGAAATGGCCCTGCGCGAACTGAGCGACCAGAAGATCGTCGAACTCGACGAGGAACGCAAAGCCCAGATGGTGAGTAACCTGCTCGTCGTTCTGACCAGCGAACGCGGTACCCAGCCGGTCGTGAATGCCGGAAGCCTCTACTAGTCATGCCACAATGGGAACCCTCGCATGGCCCCCCGTAAAAACTACCCCCTGCGCCTGAGTCCCGAACTGTACGCCGCCCTCGAACGCTGGGCCGCCGACGAGATGCGCAGCGTGAACGCGCAGATGGAGTTTCTGCTGACGCAGGCAGTACGGAAGGCGGGCAGGTTGAAAGAAAAAGAGGAGAATGAAGCTGAAGAATAGGATTTCAGGTCTGTCGGAAATCCCCCACCCCCAAACCCCCTACCCCGGCTGGGGCAGGGGGCTTTCGCTGCGCTCAGCATGTCGTCGCCGTTTGCGTGGGCTGGCTCTGGGACGCAGCTTAAGGCGGCAGGGCCTTGTGTGCTGAATGTCCGGGTACGGTTCCTATGGCCCGTGCGCTCCGCGCCCGACGGCCTTCAGTCTGATTGATGGACTTCTTTGACTAGTGGGACGATAAAAGACCTGCCCTCTCCTGGGGGAGAGGGTGGAGCCGCGTAGCAGCGGGTGAGGGCTGTTTTACTCGGCTTTGGCTTCTCTGCCCATGAGGGCGGTGACGCCTTGCTGGGGAGTCCATTCGCCGGCGCAGACGTGGGCGACGGCGCGGACGATGGGGAGGTCGTGGCCGTGGGCGGTGGCCCAGTGCTCCAGCAGCCCGGCGGTGCGCAGGCCCTCGATGACTTTGCCGCCCTGCTGGGGATTCTCTGCGCGGGCAATGGCTTCGCCGGCGGCGCGGTTGCGGCTGTGGTGGCTGGTGGCGGTGGCGATCAGGTCACCCAGGCCGCTGAGGCCGTAGATGGTGTCCTCCTGGGCGCCGAGGGCCTGGAGGTAACGGTTCATTTCAATCAGGCCGCGCGTGATCAGGCTGGCTTTGGCATTGTCGCCCAGATTCAGGCCGTCGCACATGCCGGCGGCCAGGGCAATCACGTTTTTCAGGACGCCGCCGAGTTCCGCGCCGACCACGTCGGCACTGGTGTACACGCGCAGGGCGGGAGACATCAGGGCGTCTTGCACGGCTTCCGCCAGGGCCGGGTCGGTGCTGGCCACGACGGTGGCGGCGGGCAGGCCGCGCCCGACTTCCTCGGCGTGGTTGGGGCCACTCAGGACGGCCACGCGCCTGAATCCCATCTGGCCCGCCAGTTCCGTGAGGCGTCCGCCGTCCGGGGCGAGGCCCTTGGCGCACAGCACGAGTCCCAGGTCGCGCGGAAGTTGCTGGAGGAGTTCCGGCACGCCCACGCTGGGCACCACGATCAGGGCGAAGCCGGCATCGGCCACCGCCACTTGCAGGTGAGAAGACACCTGCACGCCCCCTGGCAGCAGGACGCCGGGCAGGTACTCGCGGTTCTCGCGCACCTCGGAGAGGCGGGCGGCAAAGTCGGGGCGTCTGGCCCAAAGGGTCGCGCGTTTGCCGGCGCGGGTGGCGGCGACCGCCAGGGCGGTGCCCCACCCTCCGGCGCCCAGAATGGGGATGTTCACGCCTGTTCCCTCCGGGCAAAGACCCACAGGCGCGGCGTGTCGGGTGTGGGGTCGGCGTAGTCCGGGTACTCCACGATCTCGAAGGTCGAAAAGCCCGCCTGACGCAGCAAGTCCTGAACCTCGGGCGGGTCGTAGCCGCGTTCACGGTGCGTTTCCACAAATTCCTGCATATCCCCCTGCTCCGGCTGAATGCGGCAGAACGCCTGCACCACGCCCACTTCCGCCTGCGGGTCAAAGTGATGCGACCAGTGGTAGTGCACTTCGGCGCCGTCGGCGGCCGTCACCACGCCCTCGATGGCGTCGCCTTCCCACAGTTCACGCACGCCCAGCCGCGTGTTCAGGTCGCAGGCCAGCAGCCCGCCGGGGTTCAGGTGCGCGTGCATCTGCCGGAAGGCCGCGCCCAGATCCTCGCGGCTGAGCAGGTTGTTCAGGCTGTCGAACACGCAGGTGATGAGATCGAACGACCCGTTCAGTGTGAAAGAGCGCAGATCACCCTCTACAAAGGCCACGTCCGGCAGTCGGCGCCGGGCCTCTTTCAACATGTCGGGGCTGCCGTCCAGCCCGGTCACCGTCAGGCCCGCGTGCTGAAGCTCCCGTGTGAATCCGCCTGTCCCGCACGCCAGATCAAGCGCCGATTGCACGTTCACTTCGGCGTCACGGGCGTAGGTCAGCACAAAATCTGCCCAGGCGTCGTACTCGACATCCGCCATGATGGCGTCGTACACGGCGGCCAGAGCGGTAAAAGGAGCGTGCTGCATGGGCGTCACTATAAGTCCTATAAGCCCCGCCCAAGAGGGACTAAAGGCGCCCATCAGCCTGACCGGCATTGTGTGC from Deinococcus fonticola includes:
- a CDS encoding class I SAM-dependent methyltransferase codes for the protein MTSHDLSSSERQFNAQADRYASSEVHRFGASLPVLIEYAAPTRQDVALDVATGTGNTALSLAMQVAHVTGLDVAGKMLAHAQQRANEEGRLNTLFVRGSAEAMPFPEEAFTLVTARHAPHHFRDLARFLAEAFRVLKPGGRLVIADQISPAPDLKLWIDTYQQTRDPSHFTQRTVAEWRELAQAAGFTWAGETLVPYRLEFDWWAGQAGCTPDTVRQLREQAAHLTPAQQQEVGLEVDEQGQLTAHIEQMMVARWDKR
- a CDS encoding cbb3-type cytochrome c oxidase subunit I, which translates into the protein MTVQHAPSPQQVHTRRGALEVIKDYMMTTDHKKIGLLYIIVSLIAFSVGGLFAVGIRLQLMVPNNTLLVGNLYNQVLTLHAAMMIFFFLIPIGLFGFGNYFLPLQLGVRDVALPRLNNFAVWSFVFSLLLVLIGLGIGGAPGVGWTFYYPLSVDGNQTGVTVFMVAIIINGLGSLLGSANFAATIVNMRAPGMSLWKMPIFAWSIFATSILQLISLGGLTAAALTTYLELKLGVSMFNSGIQGVPVLFQQFFWFYSHPAVYVMLLPYLGIGAEIASTMSRKPLFGYRVMVYSILAIVMVSLVVWLHHMFAVGVPEAWQIAFMVATLIVAVPTGVKIFNLIGTMWGGRIMMRTPTYWLIGFLFNFLIGGITGVSLGMVPFDYQVTMTYYVVAHFHNVMMFGTAFLAMGGIYYWWPKMTGRFLNEKLGLVHFWLFMIGSWMTFLPQYILGLLGLPRRYYTYPDGNFAWNELNFTSTIGTLILLGGGLVFVWNLLQSLQKPITAGPNPWGGYTLEWTSSSPPAAYNFAHDFPTNFPTERPLYDWEKSGETLTPVDPKSIHLPQDSWGPFLTAFGLLIMGIGLSFGWFTNWQPSYDKVQPFFALTPGHSTVNIVASVLLYLSFPLFFYGLFKWAGTPEYDVPVAHHHLTKYDNGFMGMSWFIISEVGLFAVLIAGYVYLRITGHAEPPALRPAAWLAALNTLILVSSSFVVHKAEHDLHHGRTSWARLGLFVTLALGALFFVFQVYEFSLFGAESDWRQNLWQSCFFIIVGLHGLHILIGAVGVALPYYQALTGKIDKYNHGSIAPASLYWHLVDVVWLLIVAIFYAW
- the coxB gene encoding cytochrome c oxidase subunit II, coding for MNTNQDTTRGAERRRAVTWRVIAGAFIGALLLSGCARDGQFISIGDQASGYNREILQMSLWPLALSILIFLGVSGALFYTVNRFREDRHDAAPQQFHGNNRLEVVLVLVPIVIVLGLSVLAVRSLVRLNTASAQALSVEAVGRQFWWQFSYPTSKVAGGVVTNGNEMVMPTKQRVSVTTSSLDVVHGFWAPNIGGQRASIPGSNKTWEVDTDRQAVYQGNCSQLCGASHSNMRYKVIALDQDRWTAFINAATAYTAPTPEPGSAAERGYTLFTQGKASTGAVACSACHRVQGTSAGGQSGPDLSFFGTRRTLGAGMWEAMTPRQWEETEVQPHSPLKFSPAAALHAWIKHSPVVKPGSLMPRYDGGEYKINGKVQKGGLLTDAEIDDIAAYLRTLKLPEEADYWRGIPVSGSTTAGGNP
- a CDS encoding SPFH domain-containing protein, with the protein product MSKLEHTPQTTGPQGGVSSRSGIASTERPAFGLPGIPFFIVCLALGALALWLLIAEQFTLGAPLLALTLFLAAGFYIVQPNQAKVLTLFGRYVGTERRNGVYWTNPLTIRKNTSLRIRNFNSERLKVNDLMGNPIEIAAVIVWRVVDTARAVFDVEDYGQFVAIQAETALRHLASQYPYDNFAEEGLSLRGNADEIAQALGQELAARLGHAGVEVLEARLSHLAYSPEIAGAMLQRQQASAIIAARQQIVQGAVGMVEMALRELSDQKIVELDEERKAQMVSNLLVVLTSERGTQPVVNAGSLY
- a CDS encoding COX15/CtaA family protein — protein: MSGTLRAAAQPGTAAQTWLSRVAWAALVYNILVILWGAVVRITGAGAGCGDHWPLCDGRVVPHSFTFERVIEFSHRLTSGASGLIAIALVVLAFRATPRGHLARTGALWTLGLILLEGLVGGVQVLLGLTATSTDPARGFVQGIHMANTFALLGAALLTALWASGNPALRLRGQGRAGLLSYLGLALLLLMAMAGAVTALGDLLFLPEGGSVGISTVKKDFAVTASIIENLRVVHPLLSVVGAVYLAYLAAWLRRERPDAQVTRWSRAVWALLAVQLVAGFVNVALRAPAWMQLTHLLLACVMWLATVMLVYRALTTLRLREVSA
- a CDS encoding DUF420 domain-containing protein, whose product is MAETINTLSVITIIISGLVLLLGVYLIKSGRREAHMKAMLTASTLATIFLVLYLTRLGLGYEKKYIGPNKGAYLLLLVSHIILAAANLPLALLALWNAWKGYLASGRNLGNIDAPAARSFFARHRLWVKWTVPVWLYVAVTGWIIYLLLHNYGEVTRGG
- the panB gene encoding 3-methyl-2-oxobutanoate hydroxymethyltransferase, whose protein sequence is MKLSIPELQHSERPIVMVTAYDYPGGKHAEAGGVDMILVGDSLGNVVLGYDSTAPVTLADMIHHGRAVRRGAPNTFLVVDMPFGTYHTGATDAMRNAVKIIQETGADAVKMEGATTEILQVVDNLTRNGIPVVGHVGLMPQTATAQGGLRAQGKDDESARLTVEGAAALEQAGAFSLVLEAIPARLAKLITERLTIPTIGIGAGVHCDGQVLVTHDLLGIYEGEQKKIAKRYAEVGQIAREAIEQYAQEVRARQFPARENSFVMKDDVLDKLY
- a CDS encoding heme o synthase, with the protein product MTPPATDPLPAPMRATWRDYLALTKPKVISLLLWTTITAMFMAARGWPGLWPLIVVSLAGYMSAGSAGVFNMIIDRDIDLKMQRTAKRPTSSGLISSRNAAIFGTALQVLSFALLWVFTTPLAAWMSLAGFIFYVVIYTMWLKRSTWHNIVIGGAAGCFPPLVGYAAVTGNLDLFAGYLFAIIFFWTPVHFWALALMIKEEYREVGIPMLPVVHGDRMTVAQIGLYAIYTVVLSLMPVYFGAVGWVYFVSGAALGAWLLVLSWRLYRHVMSGAKVEKKVAVPLYLYSMLYLALLFVAGAVDRML